The Ooceraea biroi isolate clonal line C1 chromosome 1, Obir_v5.4, whole genome shotgun sequence genome has a window encoding:
- the LOC105277903 gene encoding superoxide dismutase [Mn], mitochondrial produces MSIMFAARRILMSNTIKDVFTRSKHSLPDLPYDYKALEPIICAEIMQLHHSKHHATYVNNLNVAEEKLKEAVAKGDVNTQIALAPAIKFNGGGHLNHSIFWCNLSPHGGEPDAALVKQIQKDFSSMEEMKKRLSETTVAIQGSGWGWLGYDQKTKSLKIATCANQDPLQATTGLIPLFGIDVWEHAYYLQYKNVRPDYVKAIFDIVNWKDVNARFKTAAGC; encoded by the exons ATGTCAATCATGTTCGCAGCCCGGCGTATTCTCATGTCTAACACGAT CAAAGATGTGTTTACAAGATCAAAGCACTCGCTCCCGGACTTGCCGTACGATTACAAAGCTCTGGAGCCTATCATATGCGCTGAAATTATGCAGCTTCATCATTCTAAACATCATGCGACCTACGTTAACAACTTGAACGTTGCTGAAGAAAAACTGAAGGAAGCAGTTGCGAAGGGTGACGTTAACACACAAATTGCCCTGGCTCCAGCCATCAAGTTCAACGGTGGTGGTCATCTTAATCACTCGATTTTTTGGTGCAATCTTTCGCCCCACGGTGGTGAACCAGACG CCGCTCTTGTGAAGCAAATTCAAAAGGATTTCTCCAGCATGGAGGAGATGAAGAAACGCTTATCAGAGACTACCGTGGCGATTCAGGGCTCCGGTTGGGGCTGGCTTGGATACGATCAAAAGACAAAGTCGCTCAAGATAGCGACATGTGCAAATCAAGATCCACTCCAGGCCACGACTGGTCTTATTCCTCTCTTCGGCATCGACGTATGGGAGCACGCCTATTACTTGCAATACAAGAACGTACGACCCGATTACGTGAAGGCGATTTTCGACATTGTCAATTGGAAGGACGTAAACGCACGTTTCAAGACTGCTGCCGGCTGCTAA